The following proteins come from a genomic window of Geminicoccaceae bacterium SCSIO 64248:
- a CDS encoding sugar ABC transporter permease produces the protein MQADAAALSARRRGRLRREIPGALALAPTALVVLVVFLGCMLWTVRLSFTSSQLLPRFDFVGFEQFERLLGMGRFIVSAQNLVIFGVLFIAGCLVLGYLLAVFIDQKVRAEGAFRSIFLFPHAMSFVVTGLAWQWLLNPELGLQRLVRSWGWESFTFDWLVDRDMAIYTIVIAAIWQAAGLVMVILLAGLRGVDADLWKAAKIDGIPTWRVYGWIVTPLLKPMIVTAVVLLAISVVKLFDLVVAMTHGGPGIATEVPAKFVMDHLFERNNIGLATACAVMMLITVLAVLAPWLYARTRGGQRT, from the coding sequence ATGCAAGCTGACGCCGCGGCGCTTTCCGCCAGGCGGCGGGGCCGGCTGCGCCGGGAGATCCCCGGCGCGCTCGCGCTGGCGCCGACTGCTCTCGTCGTCCTCGTGGTCTTTCTCGGCTGCATGCTGTGGACGGTGAGACTCTCCTTCACCAGCTCGCAGCTCCTGCCGCGCTTCGACTTCGTCGGCTTCGAGCAGTTCGAGCGCCTGCTCGGCATGGGGCGCTTCATCGTCTCGGCGCAGAACCTCGTCATCTTCGGCGTCCTGTTCATCGCCGGCTGCCTCGTCCTGGGCTACCTGCTCGCCGTGTTCATCGACCAGAAGGTCCGGGCGGAAGGCGCCTTCCGCTCGATCTTCCTGTTCCCGCACGCGATGTCCTTCGTCGTGACCGGCCTTGCCTGGCAATGGCTGCTCAATCCCGAGCTCGGCCTGCAGAGGCTGGTGCGCTCCTGGGGGTGGGAGAGCTTCACCTTCGACTGGCTGGTCGATCGCGACATGGCGATCTACACGATCGTGATCGCCGCGATCTGGCAGGCGGCGGGCCTCGTCATGGTCATCCTCCTGGCCGGCCTGCGCGGCGTCGACGCCGATCTGTGGAAGGCCGCCAAGATCGACGGCATCCCGACTTGGCGCGTCTATGGCTGGATCGTCACCCCGCTTCTGAAGCCGATGATCGTCACCGCGGTCGTCCTGCTCGCCATCTCCGTGGTCAAGCTGTTCGACCTGGTCGTCGCCATGACGCATGGCGGCCCCGGCATCGCGACCGAAGTGCCGGCCAAGTTCGTCATGGACCACCTGTTCGAGCGCAACAATATCGGCCTGGCCACGGCCTGCGCGGTCATGATGCTGATCACGGTCCTGGCGGTCCTCGCCCCTTGGCTCTACGCGCGCACGCGGGGAGGGCAGCGGACATGA
- a CDS encoding carbohydrate ABC transporter permease → MNTHPSETVADRTSVASPDTAQGRVAEGRRPQRLTLARIGVYAFLIVSALFFLLPVWVMILTSLKPMEEIRQGTLLALPAAPSLDAWGQAWSGACTGLNCDGIQVGFWNSIRILVPSLVLSVLAGAINGYALSFWRPRGAELMFGILLAGAFIPYQLFIYPLVRMFSVVGLYNSLTGIVIVHVIFGLPVMTLLFRNYYASLPVELFNAARVDGGGFWTILFRIILPMSAPILIVACILQVTGIWNDFLFGLTFAGRENLPMTVQLNNIVNSTQGERLYNVDMAATLLTALVPLVVYFVSGRWFVRGIAAGAVKG, encoded by the coding sequence ATGAACACGCACCCGAGCGAGACCGTCGCCGACCGAACGTCCGTGGCATCTCCGGACACGGCCCAAGGGCGGGTCGCGGAAGGTCGCCGGCCGCAGCGCCTGACCCTGGCGCGGATCGGCGTTTACGCCTTCCTGATCGTCTCGGCGCTGTTCTTCCTGCTGCCGGTCTGGGTCATGATCCTGACCTCGCTGAAGCCGATGGAGGAAATCCGCCAGGGGACTCTCCTGGCCCTGCCGGCCGCGCCGTCCTTGGACGCCTGGGGCCAAGCATGGAGCGGCGCCTGCACCGGGCTGAACTGCGACGGCATCCAGGTCGGCTTCTGGAACTCGATCCGGATCCTCGTGCCGTCCCTGGTCCTCTCGGTCCTGGCGGGAGCGATCAACGGCTACGCCCTGTCGTTCTGGCGGCCGCGCGGGGCGGAGCTGATGTTCGGCATTCTTCTGGCCGGCGCGTTCATTCCCTACCAGCTCTTCATCTACCCGCTGGTGCGGATGTTCTCGGTCGTCGGCTTGTACAACTCGCTCACCGGCATCGTCATCGTTCACGTCATCTTCGGCCTGCCGGTGATGACCCTGCTCTTCCGCAACTACTACGCCTCCTTGCCGGTCGAGCTGTTCAACGCGGCGCGGGTCGACGGCGGCGGCTTCTGGACGATCCTGTTCCGGATCATCCTGCCGATGTCGGCGCCGATCCTCATCGTCGCCTGCATTCTTCAGGTCACCGGCATCTGGAACGACTTCCTGTTCGGCCTGACCTTCGCCGGCCGCGAGAACCTTCCGATGACCGTGCAGCTCAACAACATCGTCAACTCGACCCAGGGCGAGCGGCTTTACAACGTCGACATGGCGGCGACCCTGCTGACGGCGCTCGTGCCGCTCGTCGTCTACTTCGTCTCGGGCCGATGGTTCGTGCGCGGCATCGCCGCCGGCGCGGTGAAAGGATAG
- a CDS encoding ABC transporter ATP-binding protein — MTSVSVRDVSVAFGNVTVFDRLNVEVEEGEFLVLLGPSGCGKSTLLNAIAGLLEVETGQVWIDGRNVTWDEPKDRRIAMVFQSYALYPRMSVRQNMAFGLRMARTPRGEIERRVGETAAMLQIDQLLDRRPEQLSGGQRQRVAIGRALVRDAAVFLFDEPLSNLDAQLRNELRVEIKRLHQQLGATMIYVTHDQIEALTLADRIAVMKDQIIQQLGTPFEIYNRPANMFVASFVGSPRMNFIEGRQETRDGVPVFACGDRRLPLPDYERTAADAPDEVVTLGIRPEHIATGEGGNWPGTTVEIVEPMGSDNLVWVRDGETRLAVRMSGDQDVPIGSRLDLNLDPSRVSLFATASGARL, encoded by the coding sequence ATGACCAGCGTATCGGTGCGCGACGTCAGCGTCGCGTTCGGCAACGTCACCGTGTTCGACCGGCTGAACGTCGAGGTCGAGGAAGGCGAGTTCCTCGTCCTGCTCGGTCCGTCGGGCTGCGGCAAGTCCACCTTGCTCAACGCAATCGCCGGCCTGCTCGAGGTCGAGACCGGGCAGGTCTGGATCGACGGTCGCAACGTCACCTGGGACGAGCCCAAGGACCGGCGCATCGCCATGGTGTTCCAGTCCTACGCCCTCTACCCTCGCATGAGCGTGCGCCAGAACATGGCGTTCGGCTTGAGGATGGCGCGTACGCCGCGCGGCGAGATCGAGCGGAGGGTGGGCGAGACGGCGGCAATGCTGCAGATCGACCAGCTGCTCGACCGCCGGCCGGAGCAGCTCTCGGGCGGCCAGCGCCAGCGGGTCGCGATCGGCCGCGCCCTGGTCCGCGACGCGGCCGTGTTCCTGTTCGACGAGCCTCTCTCCAACCTCGACGCCCAGTTGCGCAACGAGCTGCGCGTCGAGATCAAGCGCCTGCACCAGCAGCTCGGCGCAACCATGATCTACGTCACCCACGACCAGATCGAGGCGCTGACGCTGGCGGACCGCATCGCCGTGATGAAGGACCAGATCATCCAGCAGCTCGGCACCCCGTTCGAGATCTACAACCGCCCGGCCAACATGTTCGTCGCGAGCTTCGTCGGCTCGCCGCGCATGAACTTCATCGAAGGTCGCCAGGAGACGCGGGACGGCGTCCCGGTCTTCGCCTGCGGCGACCGCCGCCTTCCCCTGCCGGACTACGAACGCACGGCTGCCGATGCTCCGGACGAGGTCGTGACGCTCGGCATCCGGCCCGAGCACATCGCGACCGGGGAAGGCGGCAACTGGCCCGGAACGACGGTCGAGATCGTCGAGCCGATGGGCTCGGACAATCTCGTCTGGGTCCGGGACGGCGAGACCCGTCTCGCGGTCCGCATGTCCGGCGACCAGGACGTGCCGATCGGCTCCCGCCTCGACCTCAACCTCGATCCCTCCCGCGTCTCGCTCTTCGCGACCGCAAGTGGCGCGCGCCTCTGA
- a CDS encoding sugar phosphate isomerase/epimerase, whose protein sequence is MSVADTLSIQLYSLRNDGDLDHALDTVAGLGFRRVETVGGHLADAKATRKALDARGLTAPTGHVGLADLRERFDWVVDQAGIVGIEHIFMPAVPQEERDASADQWKAVGAELGAMAERMGKAGLKLGYHNHHWELKSYADGTRPLEHLFEAAKGSPLTWEADIAWLARGDVDPVEWLERYKPLLRAAHVKDIAPAGEKEDEDGWADVGEGVLDWPKLWREAASRGAVHMVLEHDKPKDGVRFARVSRAYLLETVA, encoded by the coding sequence ATGTCTGTCGCCGACACGCTTTCCATCCAGCTCTATTCGCTGCGCAACGACGGTGATCTCGACCACGCCCTCGACACGGTGGCCGGGCTCGGCTTCCGGCGCGTCGAGACCGTGGGCGGCCATCTGGCCGACGCGAAGGCGACCCGCAAGGCGCTCGACGCCCGCGGCCTGACGGCGCCGACCGGCCATGTCGGCCTGGCCGACCTGCGCGAGCGGTTCGACTGGGTCGTCGACCAGGCCGGGATCGTCGGCATCGAGCACATCTTCATGCCCGCCGTGCCGCAGGAGGAGCGCGATGCGTCGGCCGACCAATGGAAGGCCGTCGGCGCGGAGCTCGGCGCCATGGCCGAGCGCATGGGCAAGGCGGGTCTCAAGCTTGGCTACCACAACCATCACTGGGAGCTGAAATCCTACGCCGACGGCACGCGACCGCTGGAGCACCTGTTCGAAGCGGCCAAGGGCTCGCCCCTGACCTGGGAGGCCGACATCGCCTGGCTGGCGCGCGGCGATGTCGATCCGGTCGAGTGGCTGGAGCGCTACAAGCCGCTCTTGCGTGCCGCGCACGTCAAGGACATCGCGCCTGCCGGCGAGAAGGAGGACGAGGACGGCTGGGCCGATGTCGGCGAGGGTGTCCTCGACTGGCCGAAGCTCTGGCGGGAAGCCGCGTCACGGGGTGCCGTCCACATGGTCCTGGAGCACGACAAGCCGAAGGACGGCGTCCGCTTCGCCCGGGTCAGCCGGGCCTATCTGCTCGAGACCGTCGCCTGA
- a CDS encoding Gfo/Idh/MocA family oxidoreductase, whose translation MASIKLGIIGCGNISDAYFKGAARSSIIAVKACTDLLPEAAKSKAETYGVAAASMEGLLDDPEIDIVINLTVPMAHADVTQQVIAAGKHVYSEKPFAVTVAEARPLVEAAAAKGVRIGSAPDTFLGAGHQAVRRAIDKGTVGQIVAGAATFAGPGMESWHPNPGFFFRKGGGPVLDIGAYPVTQLVNCLGPVASVTAQASKGRTSRMVTSEPRRGEVIEVEVPTTVNAVLLFESGANVSVTLSWDMWKHNRLPIELYGTEGSLLNPDPNFFGGTPRFTEKGGDWQDLSIDAHPFGIPNREMRSGAMVADYRIIGVLDMAEAIRAGRPHRANGDLALHVLEVLGAMEASALEERHIRIESRCERPAVVPFGEGEEVFSRAA comes from the coding sequence ATGGCATCGATCAAGCTCGGCATCATCGGCTGCGGCAACATCAGCGACGCCTACTTCAAGGGAGCAGCACGCTCCTCGATCATCGCGGTCAAGGCCTGCACCGACCTCCTCCCTGAGGCGGCGAAGTCGAAGGCGGAAACCTACGGCGTCGCCGCCGCATCGATGGAGGGCCTGCTGGACGATCCGGAGATCGACATCGTCATCAACCTGACCGTGCCGATGGCGCATGCCGACGTCACGCAGCAGGTCATCGCGGCGGGCAAGCACGTCTATTCCGAGAAGCCGTTCGCCGTCACCGTCGCCGAGGCCCGTCCCCTGGTCGAGGCCGCCGCCGCCAAGGGCGTGCGCATCGGCTCCGCGCCCGACACCTTCCTGGGCGCCGGACACCAGGCCGTGCGCCGCGCCATCGACAAGGGCACGGTCGGACAGATCGTGGCCGGCGCCGCCACCTTCGCCGGTCCCGGCATGGAAAGCTGGCATCCGAATCCCGGCTTCTTCTTCCGCAAGGGCGGCGGGCCGGTGCTCGACATCGGCGCCTATCCCGTCACCCAGCTCGTCAATTGCCTGGGACCGGTCGCGAGCGTGACCGCCCAGGCTTCCAAGGGCCGCACATCGCGCATGGTGACGAGCGAACCGCGCCGGGGCGAGGTCATCGAGGTCGAGGTGCCGACCACGGTCAACGCCGTGCTCCTGTTCGAGAGCGGCGCCAACGTCTCGGTCACCTTGTCCTGGGACATGTGGAAGCACAACCGGCTGCCGATCGAACTCTACGGCACGGAAGGCTCGCTCCTGAATCCGGACCCCAATTTCTTCGGCGGCACCCCGCGCTTTACGGAGAAGGGCGGCGACTGGCAGGACCTGTCGATCGACGCCCACCCCTTCGGCATCCCGAACCGGGAGATGCGCTCGGGCGCCATGGTCGCGGACTACCGCATCATCGGTGTGCTCGACATGGCCGAAGCGATCCGCGCCGGCCGGCCGCACCGGGCGAACGGCGACCTCGCCCTGCATGTCCTCGAGGTCCTGGGCGCGATGGAGGCCTCCGCCCTGGAAGAGCGCCACATCCGGATCGAGTCGCGTTGCGAGCGGCCCGCGGTCGTCCCGTTCGGCGAGGGCGAGGAGGTGTTCAGCCGCGCCGCCTGA
- a CDS encoding Gfo/Idh/MocA family oxidoreductase, translating to MQPVKWGILSTANIGWRKVVPAMLRSSEIAVVAVGSRKLETARAMADELGIPRAYGSYEELLADPEIEAVYNPLPNHLHVPLTLQAAEAGKAVLCEKPIAMTAEEAEQLKDAAGKVLIAEAFMIRHHPQWQEARRLVRSGELGTLRSINLTFAYTNLDPDNVRNKADIGGGGLLDIGCYAVVTGRYLFDAEPLRVIALIERDPTFRTDRNASVLLDFGESRQMTFTCSTQTAPCQHVRVNGTKARLEILTPYNAPPDTATALVLDDGSQLGGASARRIEIPAADQYRLQAEAFGRALRKGEPNEYGLVDALDTMRVLDAIVRSERSGHWEAP from the coding sequence ATGCAACCGGTCAAGTGGGGCATTCTCAGCACGGCGAACATCGGCTGGCGCAAGGTCGTGCCGGCGATGCTGCGCAGTTCCGAGATCGCGGTGGTGGCGGTCGGCTCGCGCAAGCTGGAGACGGCGCGGGCCATGGCGGACGAGCTCGGCATTCCGCGCGCCTACGGCTCCTACGAGGAGCTTCTGGCCGACCCCGAGATCGAGGCGGTCTACAACCCGTTGCCGAACCATCTCCACGTGCCGCTCACCCTGCAGGCGGCCGAGGCCGGCAAGGCCGTGCTGTGCGAGAAGCCGATCGCGATGACGGCCGAGGAGGCGGAGCAGCTCAAGGACGCGGCCGGCAAGGTGCTGATCGCCGAGGCGTTCATGATCCGGCACCACCCGCAATGGCAGGAAGCCAGGCGGCTCGTGCGCTCGGGCGAGCTGGGCACGCTGCGCTCGATCAACCTGACCTTCGCCTACACCAATCTCGATCCCGACAATGTGCGCAACAAGGCCGATATCGGCGGCGGCGGCCTGCTCGACATCGGTTGCTACGCGGTAGTGACCGGCCGCTATCTCTTCGACGCCGAGCCTTTGCGCGTCATTGCCCTGATCGAGCGCGACCCGACCTTCCGTACCGACAGGAACGCCAGCGTCCTGCTCGACTTCGGCGAGAGCCGGCAGATGACCTTCACCTGCTCGACCCAGACCGCGCCTTGCCAGCACGTCCGGGTCAACGGCACGAAGGCCAGGCTGGAGATCCTGACGCCCTACAACGCGCCGCCGGACACGGCCACCGCGCTGGTCCTGGACGACGGCAGCCAGCTGGGCGGCGCGTCGGCCCGGCGGATCGAGATCCCCGCGGCCGACCAGTATCGGCTGCAGGCCGAGGCGTTCGGCCGGGCGCTTCGGAAGGGCGAGCCGAACGAATACGGACTGGTCGACGCGCTCGACACCATGCGGGTACTGGACGCGATCGTGCGTTCGGAGCGCAGCGGGCACTGGGAGGCGCCGTGA
- a CDS encoding transporter substrate-binding domain-containing protein has product MIERDADAVSALAPSGELRVAIAVGKAKSAVWTMPDPDTGEPEGVTVDLARAIASRLDVPLRLVELGSSGAIIASANEGTWDLSFTPVDAERKLAVLFGPDFYRGESTYLVPAGSPIRTIDEVDRDGVRVVGVEDTATIRSARRSLANTSVAGVAGIDDALALFREGRADALALGTESLRSLLPGFPSARILDGHFHAAGTAIAVPLGHEEALAAATEMIEALKADGTVRRAFDTHGMAAAEVAPPGGYS; this is encoded by the coding sequence ATGATCGAGCGTGATGCCGACGCCGTTTCGGCGCTCGCCCCTTCCGGCGAACTCCGAGTCGCGATCGCCGTCGGCAAGGCGAAGTCGGCGGTCTGGACCATGCCTGATCCCGATACCGGAGAGCCCGAGGGCGTCACGGTCGATCTCGCGCGTGCCATCGCGAGCCGGCTGGACGTGCCCCTGCGGCTGGTGGAGCTCGGCAGCTCCGGCGCGATCATCGCGAGCGCGAACGAGGGCACCTGGGATCTGTCCTTCACGCCGGTCGATGCCGAGCGCAAGCTGGCGGTCCTGTTCGGCCCGGACTTCTATCGCGGCGAGAGCACCTATCTCGTGCCGGCCGGCTCGCCGATCCGAACGATCGACGAGGTCGATCGCGACGGCGTGCGCGTGGTCGGCGTCGAGGACACGGCGACCATCCGCAGCGCGCGGCGAAGCCTCGCGAACACCAGCGTGGCGGGCGTGGCCGGGATCGACGACGCGCTCGCCCTGTTTCGCGAGGGCCGGGCCGACGCTCTGGCGCTCGGCACCGAATCGCTGCGCAGCCTTCTGCCCGGGTTTCCCAGCGCGCGCATCCTGGACGGGCACTTCCACGCCGCAGGCACGGCGATCGCCGTGCCGCTCGGCCACGAGGAGGCGCTGGCCGCCGCGACCGAGATGATCGAGGCGCTGAAGGCGGACGGCACCGTGCGCCGGGCCTTCGACACGCACGGCATGGCGGCGGCCGAGGTGGCGCCGCCGGGCGGCTATTCCTGA
- a CDS encoding antibiotic biosynthesis monooxygenase, translating to MALEIARIDVKPGMEEAFEAGVAQAVPLFRRAQGCRSMKVARSVETPSCYWLVVEWEAVEDHTVTFRNSEDFQEWRRLVGECFAGPPTVEHGTEAVGGF from the coding sequence ATGGCGCTGGAGATCGCTCGGATCGACGTCAAGCCGGGCATGGAAGAGGCTTTCGAGGCAGGCGTGGCGCAGGCCGTGCCCTTGTTCCGCCGTGCGCAGGGCTGCCGGAGCATGAAGGTGGCGCGCTCGGTCGAGACGCCGTCGTGCTACTGGCTGGTCGTCGAGTGGGAGGCCGTGGAGGATCACACCGTGACCTTCCGCAACTCCGAGGACTTCCAGGAATGGCGCCGGCTGGTCGGCGAGTGCTTCGCCGGTCCGCCCACGGTCGAGCACGGCACCGAGGCGGTCGGAGGCTTCTGA
- a CDS encoding acyl--CoA ligase has translation MADTARRTIADVLAAGADDAPALMAEGAAPMSHGALRRLVETTGAALAGHGIGPGDRVAIVLPNGAEMAAAFLAISACATAAPLNPSYRAEEFAFYLSDLGAKLLVVAEGADSPALAVAAEMDVPLVRLRPTPERGAGSFTLPFADDTTDGAFAPAGPDDIALVLHTSGTTSRPKIVPLAQRNLAASAGNIARSLAFTAGDVGLGIMPLFHIHGLIAGVLAPLSAGGAVHCTPGFNALSFFATFEKVQPTWYSAVPTMHQAILGRARHNAKAVEGNRLRFVRSSSASLPPQVLRQLEETFGAPVIEAYGMTEAAHQMASNPLPPGERRPGSVGVAAGPAIRVVDTRGDPVLAGTSGEIVISGGNVMAGYENNPAANAEAFTPDGWFRTGDQGILDASGYLTITGRLKEIINRGGEKISPREVDEVLLDHPHVAQCVTFAVRHAKLGEDVAAAVVLAAEASADESALRAFVAERLADFKVPRRILVLEEIPKGATGKIQRIGLAAKLGLEPQP, from the coding sequence ATGGCCGACACGGCACGTCGCACGATTGCGGACGTCCTCGCCGCGGGCGCGGACGATGCTCCCGCCCTCATGGCCGAGGGCGCGGCGCCCATGAGCCATGGCGCCCTGCGCCGCCTGGTCGAGACGACCGGCGCCGCCCTGGCCGGCCACGGCATCGGGCCGGGCGACCGGGTCGCGATCGTCCTGCCGAACGGCGCGGAGATGGCGGCCGCCTTCCTCGCGATCAGCGCGTGCGCGACCGCGGCGCCGCTGAACCCGTCCTATCGCGCGGAGGAGTTCGCCTTCTATCTGTCCGATCTCGGCGCGAAGCTCCTGGTCGTGGCCGAGGGCGCGGACTCGCCCGCCCTCGCCGTGGCGGCGGAGATGGACGTTCCGCTCGTCCGCCTGCGACCGACACCGGAGCGCGGCGCCGGCAGCTTCACGCTCCCGTTCGCGGACGACACGACGGACGGCGCGTTCGCCCCGGCCGGGCCGGACGACATCGCCCTAGTCCTGCACACCTCGGGCACGACCTCACGGCCCAAGATCGTGCCGCTCGCCCAGCGCAACCTCGCCGCCTCGGCCGGCAACATCGCCCGCTCGCTTGCGTTCACCGCGGGCGATGTCGGGCTCGGCATCATGCCGCTGTTCCACATTCACGGCCTGATCGCCGGCGTCCTGGCGCCGCTCTCGGCGGGCGGTGCGGTGCACTGCACGCCGGGCTTCAACGCCCTGTCCTTCTTCGCGACCTTCGAGAAAGTGCAGCCGACCTGGTACAGCGCCGTGCCGACCATGCACCAGGCGATCCTGGGCCGCGCCCGGCACAACGCGAAGGCGGTCGAGGGCAACCGGCTGCGCTTCGTGCGGTCGTCCTCCGCCTCACTGCCGCCGCAGGTGCTCCGCCAGCTCGAGGAGACCTTCGGCGCGCCCGTGATCGAGGCCTACGGCATGACCGAGGCGGCGCACCAGATGGCGAGCAATCCGCTGCCGCCCGGCGAGCGCCGGCCGGGCTCGGTCGGCGTCGCCGCCGGTCCGGCGATCCGCGTGGTCGACACGCGCGGCGACCCGGTCCTGGCCGGCACGAGCGGCGAGATCGTCATCTCGGGCGGCAACGTCATGGCGGGCTACGAGAACAATCCCGCCGCCAATGCCGAGGCCTTCACGCCCGACGGCTGGTTCCGTACGGGCGACCAAGGCATTCTCGACGCGTCCGGCTATCTCACCATCACCGGGCGGCTGAAGGAGATCATCAACCGGGGCGGCGAGAAGATCTCGCCCCGCGAGGTCGACGAGGTCCTGCTCGACCATCCCCACGTGGCGCAGTGCGTCACCTTCGCCGTGCGCCATGCCAAGCTCGGCGAGGATGTCGCCGCCGCCGTGGTCCTGGCCGCCGAGGCGAGCGCGGACGAAAGCGCGCTTCGCGCCTTCGTCGCCGAGCGCCTGGCCGACTTCAAGGTGCCGCGCCGGATCCTGGTGCTTGAGGAGATCCCCAAGGGTGCCACCGGCAAGATCCAAAGGATCGGCCTCGCGGCGAAGCTCGGCCTGGAACCGCAACCGTAA